A genomic stretch from Limnobacter thiooxidans includes:
- the mutM gene encoding bifunctional DNA-formamidopyrimidine glycosylase/DNA-(apurinic or apyrimidinic site) lyase, whose product MPELPEVEITKRGVAQHFSGQRLLLCTVRQPRLRWPVSCEVQQCVQQVLMGVERRSKYMLMDFGEHVLVVHLGMSGSMKIVDAQTPWDKHDHIEWKFGEKVLRYNDPRRFGSVEYVKKEAGWEQGFVRFSKLGPEPFSDSFTPESFFAATRGKKVSIKALLLSGFAVVGVGNIYACEALFRSAIRPGKAAGRLSRNNAVELHGAIVAVLGEAIERGGSTLRNFQAIDGELGHFQLHCDVYGREGQPCKRCGALVKRRVMNQRSTFYCANCQR is encoded by the coding sequence ATGCCTGAATTACCCGAGGTAGAAATCACCAAAAGAGGCGTTGCCCAGCACTTTTCCGGGCAGCGGTTGTTGTTGTGCACGGTGCGTCAGCCGCGTTTGCGTTGGCCTGTCTCCTGTGAGGTGCAGCAGTGTGTACAACAGGTTTTGATGGGCGTGGAGCGGCGGTCCAAGTACATGCTGATGGATTTCGGTGAGCATGTGCTTGTGGTGCATTTGGGCATGTCGGGTTCCATGAAAATTGTGGATGCACAAACGCCTTGGGACAAGCACGACCACATTGAATGGAAGTTTGGCGAGAAGGTGTTGAGATACAACGACCCCCGGCGGTTTGGCAGTGTGGAGTACGTGAAAAAAGAGGCGGGTTGGGAGCAGGGTTTTGTCAGGTTTTCAAAACTGGGCCCGGAGCCATTTAGCGATTCTTTTACCCCTGAATCCTTTTTTGCTGCAACACGTGGCAAGAAAGTGTCCATCAAGGCGCTGCTGCTCAGTGGCTTTGCTGTGGTGGGTGTGGGCAACATTTATGCCTGTGAAGCCCTGTTTCGCAGCGCCATACGACCGGGCAAAGCAGCAGGTCGACTAAGCCGAAACAACGCGGTGGAATTACACGGTGCCATCGTGGCTGTACTGGGCGAGGCCATTGAACGAGGCGGTTCCACCCTGCGTAACTTTCAGGCCATTGATGGTGAATTGGGGCACTTCCAGCTGCACTGCGATGTCTATGGCCGCGAAGGGCAACCGTGCAAACGATGTGGTGCGTTGGTGAAGCGACGGGTCATGAATCAGCGCAGCACATTCTATTGTGCGAATTGTCAGCGATGA
- the mutY gene encoding A/G-specific adenine glycosylase → MKSLSSPALRLSPASHPMKGEQFAAVLVNWQTRHGRQTLPWQHTGDAYKVWLSEIMLQQTQVTTVLTYYEKLLNACPKVSDLAAASQQDVMQLWAGLGYYTRARNLHACAQQVVERFGGVFPRDVADLESLPGIGRSTAGAIASLAYGVQAPILDGNVKRVFCRYYGVEGYPEQSAVKKQLWLIAETNVPRANPGQYNQALMDLGATRCTPRNPDCRQCPLNESCVALSKGQVNQLPTPKPKKERPELYFISLLVQDETRALLLDIQPDKGVWQGLWTPPCVPCDEEHQPAALLPEFDQILSRWGLSDAREEIEEQLQRLQGQSWLVHELTHRKMHFKVLALKRSGFHAAFHQLSEKPVPRIVHKLLEQAGRLNESPQSSMAQQDTLDF, encoded by the coding sequence ATGAAGTCTCTATCAAGCCCGGCATTGAGATTGAGTCCAGCATCGCACCCGATGAAGGGTGAGCAGTTTGCAGCAGTGTTGGTGAACTGGCAAACCCGGCATGGCCGCCAAACCCTTCCCTGGCAACACACCGGTGATGCCTACAAGGTTTGGCTGAGCGAGATCATGCTGCAGCAAACACAGGTGACGACTGTACTGACCTACTACGAAAAATTGCTGAATGCTTGCCCCAAGGTGAGTGATTTGGCCGCCGCTTCGCAGCAGGACGTGATGCAGTTGTGGGCAGGGCTGGGTTATTACACGCGTGCGCGCAACTTGCATGCGTGTGCCCAGCAAGTGGTTGAGCGTTTTGGTGGCGTTTTTCCGCGTGATGTGGCTGATCTGGAAAGTCTGCCCGGTATTGGTCGATCCACGGCGGGTGCCATTGCGTCGCTGGCGTATGGCGTGCAGGCCCCAATTCTGGATGGCAATGTCAAACGGGTGTTCTGCCGCTATTACGGGGTGGAGGGGTATCCCGAGCAAAGTGCAGTTAAAAAGCAGTTGTGGTTGATTGCAGAAACCAATGTGCCCCGAGCCAACCCTGGCCAATACAACCAGGCTTTGATGGACTTGGGTGCCACGCGTTGTACACCGCGCAACCCCGATTGTCGGCAGTGCCCCTTGAACGAAAGCTGTGTGGCATTGAGCAAAGGGCAGGTTAACCAGTTGCCGACGCCGAAACCGAAAAAAGAACGGCCAGAGTTGTATTTCATCAGCCTGCTTGTTCAGGATGAAACGAGGGCTTTGCTGCTGGACATTCAACCTGACAAAGGCGTGTGGCAAGGGTTGTGGACTCCACCCTGCGTGCCGTGTGACGAGGAACATCAACCCGCCGCCTTGTTGCCCGAGTTTGATCAGATCTTGAGCCGTTGGGGCTTAAGCGATGCCCGGGAGGAGATTGAGGAACAGTTGCAACGTCTGCAAGGTCAGTCTTGGCTGGTGCATGAGTTAACCCATAGGAAAATGCATTTCAAGGTGCTGGCTTTGAAACGATCTGGTTTCCATGCGGCGTTTCATCAACTTTCTGAAAAACCAGTTCCCAGAATTGTGCACAAGTTGCTGGAACAGGCTGGGCGTTTGAATGAATCACCCCAAAGTTCGATGGCGCAACAGGATACTCTCGATTTCTGA
- the rapZ gene encoding RNase adapter RapZ, giving the protein MTDMKVVLVTGLSGSGKSVAIRALEDAHFYCVDNLPPSFIPQVVERLSTEGITQLAIAADARTGRDIIDLPQIIQTLKARGTDVRILFLDADNDTLITRYSESRRRHPMSARLGEQATVQECVDAEREALEPLRAISSCIDTSALLPNVLRRWVLETVEGDSAKLTLVFETFGFKKGLPSDADLVFDVRCLSNPYYDKNLRPLSGKDIEVQLYIQADERSDALIDDIESYLRKWLPSYLNEQRSYVTVAIGCTGGQHRSVYVAETLAKRFTTKPLSEIESILLRHRTLG; this is encoded by the coding sequence ATGACTGACATGAAAGTGGTGCTGGTCACCGGGCTGTCAGGCTCTGGAAAGTCGGTTGCCATTCGCGCCCTTGAAGATGCGCATTTCTATTGTGTCGACAACCTGCCCCCCTCATTCATTCCTCAGGTGGTTGAACGCCTGTCTACCGAAGGGATTACGCAGTTGGCCATTGCAGCCGATGCGCGCACGGGGCGCGACATCATCGACCTGCCGCAAATCATTCAAACCCTGAAAGCCCGGGGTACCGATGTGCGCATCCTGTTTCTGGACGCAGACAACGACACCTTGATTACCCGTTATTCTGAAAGCCGGCGCCGCCACCCCATGAGTGCACGCTTGGGCGAACAAGCCACGGTACAGGAATGCGTGGATGCAGAACGTGAAGCCTTGGAGCCCTTGCGCGCCATATCCAGCTGTATCGACACCTCTGCCTTGCTGCCCAATGTGTTAAGGCGCTGGGTACTGGAAACAGTTGAAGGCGATTCAGCCAAACTGACACTGGTCTTTGAGACGTTTGGATTCAAAAAGGGACTACCCAGCGATGCAGACCTGGTGTTCGATGTGCGCTGCCTGTCCAACCCCTACTACGACAAGAATCTTCGCCCTTTGAGTGGCAAAGACATTGAAGTGCAACTGTACATTCAGGCTGACGAGCGCAGCGATGCCCTGATCGACGACATTGAAAGCTACCTGAGAAAATGGCTGCCCTCCTACCTGAACGAGCAGCGCAGTTATGTCACCGTGGCGATTGGTTGCACGGGCGGCCAGCATCGGTCTGTTTACGTGGCTGAAACTTTGGCCAAACGATTTACAACAAAACCCCTTTCAGAAATCGAGAGTATCCTGTTGCGCCATCGAACTTTGGGGTGA
- the hprK gene encoding HPr(Ser) kinase/phosphatase → MKQLKELIEANRNKLKLDWLAGLNGGERHLDLQCFASSDLVGHLNTIHPGRIQVFGRQEIEYFARISDARKQNQIDKLVEGEPPAIIVAESFQPHSLLKEACDKANIPLLATPLSAAEIIDFLRVYINKWLAPSTMMHGVFMDVLGMGVLICGESGLGKSELGLELISRGHGLVADDVVEFSRVAPNYIEGRCPELIRNLMEVRGVGLLDIKAIFGETAVRRKMRLKLIVHLVRKASLELHQERLVTEQQYQEVLGLPIRKAILPVAAGRNLAVLLEAAVRNSILQMRGINTLDEFMIRQQKAMLSELGGIEYLPVGSDTDLDLGHD, encoded by the coding sequence GTGAAGCAACTGAAAGAACTGATCGAAGCCAACCGCAACAAACTCAAACTTGACTGGCTTGCCGGCTTGAACGGTGGTGAGCGCCACCTCGACCTTCAGTGCTTTGCTTCCTCTGACTTGGTGGGTCACCTCAACACCATTCACCCGGGTCGCATCCAGGTATTTGGTCGTCAGGAAATTGAATACTTCGCACGCATCAGCGATGCCCGCAAACAAAACCAGATCGACAAACTGGTTGAGGGCGAACCGCCCGCCATTATCGTGGCTGAGTCTTTCCAGCCGCACAGCCTGCTCAAGGAAGCCTGCGACAAGGCCAACATCCCGCTGCTGGCCACCCCCTTGTCGGCCGCTGAAATCATCGACTTCTTGCGCGTTTATATCAACAAATGGCTCGCACCCTCCACCATGATGCACGGCGTGTTCATGGACGTGCTGGGCATGGGCGTACTCATTTGTGGTGAATCGGGACTGGGCAAAAGCGAATTGGGCCTGGAACTGATTTCACGCGGCCACGGCCTGGTGGCTGACGACGTGGTGGAATTTTCACGCGTGGCCCCCAACTACATTGAAGGGCGCTGCCCGGAACTGATTCGCAACCTGATGGAAGTTCGGGGCGTTGGTCTGCTGGACATCAAGGCAATTTTTGGTGAAACAGCCGTTCGCAGAAAAATGCGCCTGAAACTGATTGTGCACCTGGTGCGCAAAGCCTCGCTGGAATTGCACCAGGAACGTCTGGTCACCGAGCAGCAATATCAGGAAGTGCTGGGTCTGCCCATTCGCAAAGCGATCTTGCCCGTGGCGGCTGGCCGTAACCTGGCCGTATTGCTGGAGGCGGCAGTGCGAAACAGCATTCTGCAAATGCGGGGTATCAACACCCTGGACGAGTTCATGATTCGCCAGCAAAAAGCGATGCTCAGTGAATTGGGCGGTATCGAATACCTGCCAGTTGGCTCGGACACCGACCTGGATCTGGGACATGACTGA
- a CDS encoding PTS sugar transporter subunit IIA, which produces MNLIANLLPPSNILLDTQVTSKKRVFEQAGLVFENNQGIARSKVFDSLFARERLGSTGLGQQVAVPHGRIKGLREPIASLVRVQDPIPFDAPDGQPVKLLMFLLVPESANQHHLDILSELAQMLSDKDFREKLMTESDPGATHQLIANWEPYQPAS; this is translated from the coding sequence ATGAACTTGATCGCAAATCTACTGCCACCATCCAACATTTTGTTGGACACACAGGTCACCAGCAAAAAGCGCGTCTTCGAGCAAGCCGGACTGGTCTTTGAGAACAACCAGGGTATCGCAAGGTCCAAGGTGTTCGACAGCCTCTTCGCGCGAGAACGTCTGGGTTCCACTGGCCTTGGCCAGCAAGTGGCTGTGCCGCACGGCCGCATCAAGGGTCTGCGCGAACCTATCGCATCCCTTGTTCGCGTTCAAGACCCCATCCCTTTCGATGCACCTGATGGCCAGCCTGTCAAACTACTCATGTTTTTGCTGGTGCCTGAAAGCGCAAACCAGCATCATCTGGATATACTGTCTGAATTGGCTCAAATGCTGTCTGACAAAGACTTCCGGGAAAAGCTCATGACCGAGTCTGATCCGGGTGCCACACACCAGCTGATCGCCAACTGGGAGCCCTACCAACCCGCGAGCTAA
- the hpf gene encoding ribosome hibernation-promoting factor, HPF/YfiA family: protein MNLNINGHHLEVTPAIRNYVIEKLDRVKRHFDHVIDASVTISVVKLVQKADVTLHVRGKDIHAEASHENLYAAIDALADKLDRQVLRHKDKVTNHNHTPMKHQVVEEAE from the coding sequence ATGAACTTGAACATCAATGGTCATCATCTGGAAGTTACCCCAGCAATTCGAAATTACGTAATTGAAAAACTGGATCGGGTGAAAAGGCATTTTGACCATGTGATTGACGCATCGGTGACCATTTCAGTGGTCAAGCTGGTTCAGAAGGCCGATGTCACGCTGCATGTACGCGGCAAAGACATCCATGCAGAAGCAAGCCATGAAAACCTCTATGCGGCAATTGACGCGCTGGCCGACAAACTGGATCGCCAGGTCCTTCGCCACAAAGACAAAGTGACCAATCACAATCACACCCCCATGAAACACCAAGTGGTTGAAGAAGCTGAATAA
- a CDS encoding RNA polymerase factor sigma-54 encodes MKQSLQLKVSQNLTLTPQLQQSIRLLQLSTLELQQEIQQALAENPLLELADEEAMEGERTLSLDSSNGELHEPKGDSFEAEPDPRKAPEPVSDQQAEQDNQGEEIVQRETIDSIEDNWEGDWRDNSGANADGDEEKPGLQLAAPDSSLHQHLIDQLRLTQASERDKNLVLWLIDYLSDDGYLTVELEDLWETLQDEPDLEFEELSAALSLLQSFDPPGVGARNASECLLLQLAQRSDITCQPSLLGNCQAIIRDHLGLLAQRDFTKLKKALNVDEDVLKVCHQIIRSLEPFPGARFRRIDDDHVVPDVIVKKLSGQWHVQLNPDVMPKIRINEMYASILRSHRGQSAQLSAQLQEARWLLKNVQQRFDTILRVSQAIVERQIGYFNHGEIAMQPLVLREIADLLGLHESTVSRVTTQKYMLTPYGLVELKYFFGSHVSTDSGGQASSTAIRALIKQLISAEDAKQPISDSQIAELLGQQGIVVARRTVAKYRESLKIPPVNMRKSL; translated from the coding sequence ATGAAACAATCACTTCAGCTTAAAGTTTCCCAAAACCTCACGCTAACCCCTCAGCTACAGCAGTCCATTCGCCTGTTACAACTGTCCACGCTTGAATTGCAGCAGGAAATCCAGCAGGCCCTTGCCGAAAACCCGCTGCTAGAACTGGCAGATGAAGAAGCGATGGAAGGCGAACGCACACTGAGCCTGGACAGCAGCAATGGTGAACTGCACGAACCCAAAGGCGACAGCTTTGAGGCTGAACCCGACCCCCGTAAAGCGCCTGAACCCGTCAGCGACCAACAGGCTGAACAGGACAACCAGGGCGAAGAAATTGTTCAGCGTGAAACCATTGACTCGATTGAGGACAATTGGGAAGGCGATTGGCGCGACAACAGCGGCGCCAACGCCGACGGCGATGAGGAAAAGCCAGGCCTGCAGCTTGCTGCGCCTGACAGCAGCCTGCACCAACATCTGATCGACCAGTTGCGCCTGACGCAAGCCAGTGAACGGGACAAAAACCTCGTGCTGTGGCTGATCGACTACCTGAGTGACGACGGCTACCTCACCGTTGAATTGGAAGACCTTTGGGAAACCCTGCAAGACGAACCCGACCTGGAGTTTGAAGAACTCAGCGCGGCCCTGAGCCTGCTGCAAAGCTTTGACCCACCTGGTGTGGGCGCACGCAATGCTTCCGAATGCCTGCTGTTGCAACTGGCCCAAAGGTCCGACATCACCTGCCAGCCCTCACTACTCGGCAACTGCCAGGCCATTATCCGCGACCACCTTGGACTGCTCGCCCAACGCGACTTCACCAAGTTGAAAAAAGCACTCAACGTGGACGAAGACGTGCTGAAGGTTTGCCACCAGATCATTCGTTCACTTGAACCATTTCCTGGCGCGCGCTTTCGCCGAATTGACGACGACCATGTAGTTCCCGACGTAATTGTCAAGAAACTTAGCGGCCAATGGCATGTGCAATTGAACCCGGATGTCATGCCAAAAATCCGAATCAATGAAATGTATGCCTCTATTTTGCGCTCTCATCGAGGGCAAAGTGCGCAACTCAGCGCCCAACTTCAAGAGGCCCGCTGGCTATTAAAAAACGTTCAGCAGCGATTTGACACTATTTTACGAGTCAGCCAGGCCATCGTTGAAAGGCAGATTGGCTACTTCAACCATGGTGAAATTGCCATGCAGCCCTTGGTTTTGCGAGAAATTGCAGACCTTCTCGGTCTTCATGAATCGACTGTGTCAAGGGTTACCACGCAAAAATATATGTTGACGCCCTATGGGTTGGTTGAGCTAAAGTATTTCTTCGGGAGTCATGTTTCCACCGACTCGGGTGGGCAGGCTTCCAGCACGGCCATCCGTGCGCTCATCAAGCAACTGATTTCTGCGGAGGACGCCAAGCAGCCGATATCTGACAGCCAAATCGCCGAACTACTCGGTCAACAGGGCATCGTGGTCGCAAGACGCACGGTCGCTAAATACCGGGAATCACTGAAAATACCCCCGGTGAACATGCGAAAGTCGCTTTAA
- the lptB gene encoding LPS export ABC transporter ATP-binding protein, producing the protein MSNPVKQTTNTTPAQTLTGQGRLQAHSLRKAYRSKRVIEDVSLHVDTGEVVGLLGPNGAGKTTCFYMIVGLVSADEGNICLEGQDITLKPIHERSRAGLSYLPQEASVFRKLTVEENIRAVLEINPPTDKTIDQAVEDLLNDLQITHIRTSVAASLSGGERRRLEIARALGSQPRFILLDEPFAGVDPIAVLEIQRIVAFLKSKGIGVLITDHNVRETLGICDRAYIISAGRVLASGSPEQIVKNDDVRRVYLGEHFRM; encoded by the coding sequence GTGAGCAACCCCGTCAAGCAAACCACCAACACGACGCCAGCTCAAACTCTGACCGGGCAAGGTCGGCTTCAAGCGCACAGCCTTCGCAAAGCTTACCGAAGCAAACGCGTAATCGAAGACGTATCCCTGCACGTGGACACGGGAGAGGTGGTGGGTCTACTTGGCCCCAACGGCGCAGGTAAAACCACCTGTTTTTACATGATTGTGGGGCTGGTCAGCGCCGACGAAGGAAACATCTGCCTGGAAGGCCAGGACATCACCCTCAAACCCATCCATGAGCGGTCGCGTGCCGGGCTGTCCTACCTGCCCCAGGAAGCCTCGGTATTCAGGAAGTTGACGGTCGAGGAAAATATTCGGGCCGTGCTCGAAATCAACCCGCCCACGGACAAAACGATCGATCAGGCGGTTGAAGACCTGTTGAATGACTTGCAGATCACGCACATCCGAACTTCAGTCGCTGCATCTCTTTCTGGAGGCGAACGCCGCCGCCTGGAAATTGCGCGGGCCTTGGGCAGCCAGCCCCGCTTCATTCTGCTGGATGAGCCGTTCGCGGGTGTGGACCCAATCGCAGTGCTTGAGATTCAGCGCATCGTCGCGTTTTTGAAGTCTAAGGGTATCGGTGTGCTGATCACTGACCACAACGTGCGTGAAACGCTGGGCATTTGCGACCGCGCTTACATCATCAGCGCGGGCCGGGTATTGGCCTCGGGCAGCCCGGAGCAGATTGTAAAAAATGACGATGTACGCCGTGTATATCTTGGCGAACACTTCCGGATGTAA
- the lptA gene encoding lipopolysaccharide transport periplasmic protein LptA: MKRTYWTPTLVLTSLLAFSQAGHGLEADRLQATTIDANQMTYNEKSNVTVFTGNVLLTRGSLVIRGEKLTLTETADGNQLAKVEGSPARFKQQRDSQVKSDVLLISGTGEMIEFDGNKSVVTLTGKASIEKSANGQLTESISGSKITYEQNTEFLNVVGAPNSAGKTRVQAVIKPKTQGQAQ, translated from the coding sequence ATGAAACGCACATACTGGACACCCACCTTGGTGCTTACCAGCTTGCTGGCATTCAGCCAAGCAGGCCATGGACTGGAAGCCGACAGGCTTCAAGCAACAACGATTGACGCCAACCAGATGACTTACAACGAAAAGTCCAACGTCACCGTGTTCACTGGCAATGTGTTGCTGACCCGGGGTAGCCTGGTCATTCGCGGAGAAAAGCTAACGTTGACTGAAACAGCCGATGGCAATCAACTGGCCAAGGTTGAAGGATCCCCAGCCCGGTTCAAACAACAGCGGGACTCCCAAGTCAAAAGCGACGTGCTGCTCATCAGTGGCACCGGCGAGATGATTGAGTTTGACGGCAACAAATCCGTTGTCACCCTGACCGGCAAGGCCAGCATCGAAAAGAGTGCCAATGGTCAACTAACAGAATCCATTTCAGGCAGCAAAATCACCTACGAACAAAACACTGAGTTTTTGAATGTGGTGGGCGCGCCAAACAGCGCGGGCAAAACACGGGTTCAAGCAGTGATCAAACCCAAGACACAAGGACAGGCGCAGTGA